One Carassius auratus strain Wakin chromosome 39, ASM336829v1, whole genome shotgun sequence genomic window, TAACTGATTTTCTAGCACAGATTAGTTTCGTCTGAGAATACCATCTCATTTCCTGATAGACTGGTAACAGAAGGTAGAGTATGTGCAGATGTATAAAATGAATTTGTGACCCATTTGAAAAGACGAAGTGTGTCATTTAATGCACAACCAGCACTAAATAAAATTGCTTAAATATAGCTTGTTTTCAAGCAGGTTTTACCAGCAGTTCCTGTCTTTTATTGATAAACTAAGCAAGATGATCAACATGCTCAAACAAATAGATCAATGTTGTGATAGTGCCAGTGTTTACACTTTATTTGGGGAAAGTGAACTTACAAATTACTTACTTCTAGCTGGTTTCTGCTCATGAAACTGGAGTAAGAAGAAGAATCTGAACATCAGAATTGACATTTTGCCTTTAGCAGTTCAGATGTACACtagctttcaaaagtttggggttggtaagatttcttAGTGTTTttagctttgtttgttttttgtttttaagaaggcCTGCACCAAGGCTGCATCAAAATACCTCTTTTTCAGCATAATTTTTCAAGTctttattgtcacatgatccttcagaaatcattctaatatgctgatttagtaatcaataaacatttcttttttttaaaaatgtggattatttttctttggtgaatagaaagttcaaaataacagtatttgaacttaccactgagcagcatagagcgccctctcgcggctgtagacggtaatgttttctcttggttcttggtcctaaataaatgcgacttatagtccagtgcgacttatatgttttttcccttgtcatgacgtatttttggactgatgccacttatgtgcgacttatagtccgaaaaatacggtaatgcatttactgtcacttttgatcaatttcattcATCCTTGCTGAGtcaaagtatacatttctttttaaagagcTTATTGATCTAACTTTGGAGTGGTATTTGattctgtttgttttatgtgtAGGTGCTGATTGAGAAAGACTGGATTTCTTTTGGACATAAGTTTTCACACAGGTTGGCCTCAATTGAATCAGTTACAGAGGTTTTCTGATGCATTCGCTCAAAAGAGCTCATTCTAAAAGTACGTTTCTTTATGGCATTTCAGATGTGGTCATCTCGATGGAGAAGCAAAGGAAGTGTCACCTGTCATAGACCAGTTCCTGGAATGCGTATGGCAGCTTATGAAACAGTTTCCCTGTTATTTTGAGTACAATGAGAAGTTTCTAATAAGCATCCACGACCACGTCTACTCCTGTCACTACGGAAACTTCATTTGTAACAGCCAGAAGGAGAGGAAAGATCTGTGGTAATTATCCTGTGTGTTTGATGGCATGATGTCAAAACTTAATCTGCCAAAATTGATGGTACTGGGGATGTCAGTATTCTCTGCATACTGTGTAATGAACGTTttattgcatatgtttttttgtttgtttgtttgttttctgtagcATCAAAGAGAAAACTCATTCCATATGGCCTCATTTATGGGAGAACAAGCTGGATTTCACGAACCCTCTGTTCAAACCTGATCAGAGCCAGAATCAGGGACTTCTACGGCCCAGAACTGCCCCCTACTGTTTTAAGTATGCCAGAACatgttcaaatgttattttcCTCTACACAATGAAATATATACACTGATAATACAGATTTGTATTCTCTTTCTCGTGCACAGTTTTCTCTTTATTCCTAAGtattcattactttttaaaagtcgGAGTATGTTTAACTGCAAAATGTGTTTGCCTTTTCTGTGTTTAGATACTGGAGGAGATTGTATAATCGTTTTGATCGTGAGTTGCACCCACGTCAGTCTGAGCTAGATTGTCTGATGACTGTAAAAGAGGAAACACAACAACTTGAGGAAGAACTGGCTCTCTATGAGCAGGTAGAACACCAGATATTTgcctaaaaattttatttttataatttggtTTGAATCTCTTCTAAATCACAATGGAATAGTGAAGACGTCCTTATTtacttaaaggaaaagttcacccaaaaatgaaaatgtgcttaaaatttactcaccttcaggccatccaagatgagttttttttttttttcaccatagcagatttggataaatttagcactTGCTCACCAGcagatcctcttcagtgaatgggtgccgtcagaatgagagtcctgtTAAAAACatgtaatccacaagtaataatCAATTGGTGACCAAATTATTGatatgctaaatttctccaaatctgttttgatgaagaaacaaacacatgtacatctcggatggcctgagatTGAGTAGCATTTCAGtaactgttaatcattttttaaattaattttattatgcaTGTTCCTTTGAATATGCATGTTTTACAAATACAGAATTTTCATCCACACAAAGTCTGCCGTTTTAACTTTAGTGATCAAGTATTTTACTCTTGCAGAAACTGGCTGTTCTTGATAAGGAGCGTGCAAAAGCACTTTACATGCAAAAGGGTGTGTTGGAGAGCAAGCAGACCCTTTGGTCGTTACCTTTAGATACAAGCCTGGCCAATACTCCTCAGGATTACATCGGTGGCTTTATAGGTGGTGCTCCCAATGTTTTCACCCTACaacaaggagagagagaaaacgcaGAGCTTTGCCTGTTTGGAGACAAACCAAAAAGCTCTGATGCTGACAATAGTGACCAGGAGTCAGGAGTGGCAGATTTCAGCTCCCATTCTTCAGGTGAAGAGTCCTTGCCAAGTGAGGACAGCGTGAAGGATCCTGACTCCGATGAGACTGGCCCCAACAGAGAGTGAACACGTGTTTGCAAGAAGAAAAAGCTATTACTGTACCCGATCATCTGTATGTGATCTACTTGGTGTACTGTATGTGATGAAGATAGGAGTGTGGTATTTCAAATTATGCAAAGACGATGTGGACGTGTCTCGTGTGTCTGGCATTACAGAAGCATGTCTTTCTGTCTGAACGTGTAATACAGGTGTACTATATAAAGAGTGATATTTTAATCTAgtatatatttatcatttctCATTAGCATGATTTCTCTCCATCATTAAATACTTCTGTGCAACAAATGATCTGATCCTAATTTTTTGCACTTTATGCACTTAAATAACATTATGTTTATTGTGAAATGAATGTgatatttaagttatttatttcttAGTGGATTCGGACAGTCCTTGGATAGTTTACGTAGTGTAAAATATCTAAAACCACAATTTTTGAGGATATTGTACAAGTTGTGCACTTTAAATTAAATCTGGCACAATGAGCTTTGTTGTTTGTTAAACAATTCAAAGAAATGCAAAGAACCAAAAGAAACCAGACCAAATAAACACTGAAtgaagcaaaaaatatatatgaatactaataaaatactaaTGTATGAATTAATGTTCTCTTAAATTATTCTGAAGGTTTAATGGAGACAGTTGTCAGATTTAGATCAGTTCAGATCCATATCCAATTCGTCACCTATTACCATGACATATCCTCACCCTTTGTCACGAGATGTGTAATGCTGatacagtgtgtgtatgtatatatatatatatatatatgtatgtatgtatgtataaataaataaaggcattTCTGGAAATTAACTGATCTAGTTTTATCATAAACCTGGTAATGTAACCACAGCTATCACAGCTCACTATACTGTATTTATCCCAAAatcctttttttaatcaaagaacaCAACCTTCATAAGCAAAGAGataaacaaaacattcaaagagGGTTACAACACTTGAAATTCTGAAATAATCTAAACTGTATTATCTTACAACACATAGAAGAAGAGTCCTACAATTCATTTTTAGAGTActttaaataattctaatatatatatatatatatatatatatatatatatatatatatatatatatatatatatatatatatatatatatatatatatacacacacacgcacacacacatacatacatataaataaagttCAAAGGTCACGCGTCGTCGCGTCGTGACGTCATGCTGCGCCGGAGCGCTGTGTGTTGTAGTTCAGAGGTGGCAGCTGGTTGTTGATATCGGTTAGCccaaataaaactatataaaagtaAAGAGCAAGGTCCCAGTCCTTTCTAAACAAGGTAATTTTGTATTACAGAAGCAGTATACGCTTTAACTGTAACTGCCTTGTTTGAGGAAAGGTAAGTCCTGACAGAAGAAGTGAACTTTGATCATAATAACAGGACAAACTTTTGAGGATAGGCTACTAGCTAACACGCTAGCcacatacacaaataaacattcaCCCCGACACCAAACAGCATCATTCACATTTTATAAAAGggattgtaaacaaaaaaaaaatcgacaAAATATGACCGTAGGACATGATTTTAGGACGTTTGCGGGGGTTTGTTTTCATTAGTTATTTAGCAGATGTTGTGCTAGTGCTAGTGCTGATAACCTGTCAACTTACAATACATGATTTGCACATTTAATGCTTAATGACATATAAAACAACATATAATAGGTTAGAAATGCACTTTAATGGACGTAtgtttaaaagcatatttttggCACACGACCAATCTTCCTAACGTTATTTGTTTTGCTGGAATATTGTTAGCACGCGACCATTTTGTCTCATCTGGTACTTATAATGTTTAGTCACAGTTCTAAaattgttgtttgtgtgtgtgtgtgtgtgtgtgtgtgtgtgtgtgtgtctgaatgaaTGATTGTCCTTTTAATGCTTTCATGAACCAAGAATAGTAGATGAGTAATGCTAGTCATGTTTACTAAGGCAGAAGTATATGAAGAAAATCTCCCTGTGTTTATAGTCCTTATGATGATGCTGTCTGGAGTGATAAGGATGAGCCAATCTTACATCCAGTTTGAAGTCAGTAAAGATACGACTAATGATTTACCAAAGTCAGTTAGCCAGGCCATGACAGAAGAATTATCCTCAAACCATAGATACATgtagtgtttatatgtgtgtggaTCTGCTGTAGTAAGTGAATTTCCCCAGGTGTGGGATTTTTAAAATCcatcaaatcaaaatatatttgaaaatgcatgCAGACCAGTTATTGACCATTGcagaaaataaaattttgctaaaaaataaactGTTTGGTCATACTTTAACAGTACAGCTTCTTATGTTGTATTACATAtagacatttaatatattttcatccATTAACtctgcaattaatttttttttttttgtgcatttgtaaatAGTCTTCTTTTTTTCAGGTAAAAAGAGTGAAAACGCAACTATTGTTTCATGAGAATATTCCCTGGGGAGTGTTTTTTGGTTTTGATGCCGTGAACCTGGAACTATGCCCGCAGCCACTGTGGATCATAGTCAAAGAATATGTGAGGTTTGGGCCAGCAACCTGGATGAGGAGATGAAGAGGATCCGACAGGTGGCCCGAAAATTCAACTACATTGCAATGGTGAGTTTGAACTCTTAATGCTTTATTCAAATCAATCCTGTTTCATTTTTCGAATGTGATCTAGAACCAACTATTATTTTGTGAATTGTGATCCAGATGTTCAGACAGTGCAGTTAATATCTGGTAGGTCTATATCACTTGCCATAGTAAGGATTTAAGTGTCAGCCTGTTGGCAAGAGACATAGAAGAGGGCAGGAAAAATGGGAGAATTTCACTCATGAGGCGCATcagacaacaacaaaataaattctAAGGCATTACAGTAAATCATATTAAATCAGAAATTGCTTGTTTGTTGTGTAGGATTAATACACAATCATGTAAGTTAAACGAGTGAATTTTGACAGCTGTAGATGCTACTACTCTTTGGGAATGGCATTAGTCACATTGCATTCACTGAATGataaaaaagaaaccaaaatgAAATCCATTCTGACTTTTCCAGAGttactattgaaaaaaaaaacatccacgtatttgttaactgaaataaaatatagattgATGTTAaacttaaaaattcaaaaatgttgtCTTTGGCAGTAAAATAGTAGTTCTGTTAAAGTTATCATGTTAACGCTGgcgattaattattattattattttttcagtttaacgtgttaaaaatatttaatgcaattaacgcAGGGGCGGAGCTAGGGTTGGCCAGCCCACTCACAACTcctgtttctgtttcttttttcttaacaagaattgcatttatttagatgcaGAGACTACCACATCAAATGGGAGACTTTTCAGAAGCGCTCtacaacaacaactcagtgccaGGCGCTAGTCAAATGAGCACGAAATAAAAGGTACAGGTGACGAGAGAGCTTCTGtgaaatgcagtggttttcaGAACTGACTCCCTCATCTAACACCCGATTCAACTCGTCAGCTCATTAGTAAAGACTTgaagacctgaagtgggacagAAAAGGTAAAGAGCTGTGACAAAATATGATGCGTGTCAGCAGCGGCAGACCTTAAAGTAAAagcaacctaaaaaaaactaataacccAGCTCCTCTGACGTCTGTTCATCCAAAGAGAACAGAGGAAATCAATAACTCTTGtagttttaaagctgcagtaggtaacttttgtaaaaatatattttttacatatttgttaaacctgtcattatgtcctgacagtagaatatgagacagataatctgtgaaaaaatcaagctactcttgctcctcccagtggtcctattgccatttgcagaaagtcatccgctcccgttaagaaacaaccaatcagagctgcggtccgtaactttgtttgtgttcaaaatgtagaaaaatgtatataataagcgagtacaccatgaatccattttccaaaccgtgtttttagcttgtcctgaatcactagggtgcacctataataagtgtttatattcggactattttagattgcttcggggataccgcggcggagtaacccagtacctttgtgattcttcatagacataaacagagagaagtagatccggctacaatgttcttccgcaagacgcaagcaattctgtttattaaccgctagagcatcaaaagttactgactgcagctttaagtattcatttatatttaatttagaatttagtgtttgataactttagcaatttctttatatttaattttcgaCTTGCTGAAGTagctaaatatgacatttattataatgggtttatgtgaagagTTGTTTAAGTTCAGAAATTAGAAGTTATCCACCCCAGCCCCACccagaaaaaaagattttcattaaacaaatattgaaaatatagtgTCTTTGTTTCTATGTTAATTTGTAAACTGAATGTGACATTTTTGCaagtgtaatatatatttaaaaacataaatgttaggtgggattattcactattaattacatattaattaattacattttttaattgatttgacTGCACtaattttaaactaataaaaattacagaagcacataacaaaattactcaaacttaagctaaaataaatgcatttctatttcaaaataatcATTTCATGTATTTCTTAATTCTCTTCTTCAaagtttatttaaagggatagttcacccaaaaatgaaaattatgtcattaatgactgtccctcatgtcgttccaaacccgtaagacctctgtacatcttcagaacacagtttaagatattttagatttctttccctccattgaaaattaTCCCTCcgataaagtcgtaatttttgttatttttggaccaaaatgtattttcgatgcttcaacaaaatctaactgaccctctgatgtcacatggactactttgatgatgtttttcttacctttctggaaatggacagtataccgtacacacagtttcaatggagggacaggaagctctcggactaaatctaaaatatctttgacagtattctgaagatgaacggaggtctcatgggtttggaacgacatgagggtcattaatggcataattttcctttttggatgaactaaccctttaaaagagATTTTAAGTCTGAAAAGCAACAATCAGATATTTTCTGCCTGTCTGAACAAATCCCATTTTTTGATACTGGtgctataaatatacaaataactaTAATGCATTTCGCTGCATTTGTAGGACACAGAGTTCCCAGGTGTAGTTGCAAGACCAATCGGTGAATTTAGAAGCAATGCTGATTACCAGTACCAGCTGTTGCGGTGTAATGTTGACTTGTTAAAGATCATCCAGCTTGGCCTTACATTTATGAACGAACAGGGGGAATACCCTCCAGGGACATCAACATGGCAGTTCAACTTCAAATTTAACCTCACGTAAGCATTGCACCTTGTAATTTAAGAGGTATGGcgcatattttaaaaacaacgcATCAGTCCATGATCACATTTTTATGTACATGAATCCATGTTGAAGACATGACAAGATTACTTTTCTTGTCTTCAGGTGTGTCCATAGCCATCATGTGATTCTTTATGAAAGCTGGACATTACACCAACGGTACTGTCTTTTGCAGGGAAGACATGTATGCACAGGATTCCATCGAGTTGCTCACCTCGTCAGGTATCCAGTTCAAGAAGCATGAGGACGAGGGTATTGAGACACTGTACTTTGCTGAGCTGCTTATGACCTCAGGTGTGGTGCTTTGTGAGGGGGTCAAGTGGCTCTCATTTCATAGGTAATCTTACAGTAACATTCACATAGTGAACTGAATACAGTGTTTCAGGATTGATGATTCATACCACGAGTCCATTAAAAGTGGAAGATTTTTCACAGCTTGAGAGAATGTACAGTACTgtgtaaaaatgtttctcttttgtGCTTGCTTATAGTACATGTCTGAAACTGTGGTTCAATGAATTATACTGTCTGTTTTCAAGCTAATGTctgccccttttttttttttttttttttcgaacagTGGCTATGACTTTGGGTACTTGATTAAAATTTTGTCCAATTCGAAATTGCCAGAGGAAGAGGTTGACTTCTTTGAGATTCTTCGTTTATTTTTTCCCGTCATTTACGATGTGAAGTACCTCATGAAGAGCTGTAAGAACTTGAAGGTATTTTAGCATTCAGAAATGTGCATGAAGAGATTGTCATTAGAAACACAGGCTTTACAAAGTGagtcatatatataaaattttctttttttttcttttttttttggcgagTCCActgaacaacagaaaaaaagacaatgtgGTCTACAATAatcctttcattttttaattgtatatatagtAGCAAACATATTCAGAATTGTCCAAATTGTTTTTCCAAATCAGTATGACTTTTTACATGCAGTTACAGTATGTATTACCACagaactatttttatattttttgtaattttgtgcttttgtcaatttattcacttttatatttctatttagctttagaTTAAATAGACAAAATCTTTAAATAGACTAGTCTGAGGAGCAAAAAAAACAACGAAtcacatgaaaaaatatttttttgaattagcttttgatttcaaatttttattcacttttgtaatttttattagttagtTACAGTAGCATTAGTTAAAATATTcccatttaactttatttttcccTCAGTTCTAGTTTAAGTAGTACTTCAACAAACGTATTTTAGTTAATCGCCAAGTCGACATTTCTTGTTtgaattttttaaagttttttatttacaatttaatttgacTTCAGCTATATGTCAGtcacagaaaacagtttttaatagttttatttaaaagataACACTGGCTGATTTGTATTCTTACAAACCCAAGGATCTGAAGTATATCAGGGTTCAGTTTCTTGTGTAGCAGTCTGTGTGAACAGAAGGAATCTGTGCCTGATTTGTGTCATGTGATGTGCAGGGTGGTCTGCAGGAGGTGGCAGAGCAGCTTGAGCTGGAGAGAATTGGACCTCAGCATCAGGCAGGCTCTGATTCACTCCTCACAGGAATGGCTTTTTTCAAGATGAGAGAGGTGTGCCTTCAGCTGGAAAAAATCAAGTGCTATGCATATTAAAAATCACCCCAAATCTTTTAAAGTGGCACCGAATGCAGCATTGGTACTGACTGTAACCTCATTGTCGTTGCAGATGTTTTTTGAGGATCACATTGATGATGCAAAGTATTGTGGTCACTTGTATGGACTGGGTTCAGGCTCATCCTATGTCCAGAACGGCACCGGAAATGCTTACGAAGAGGAGGCAAACAAGCAGCAGTCATGACACAACAAGAATCCCTCACCATAAAGAACCTCATATATATAGGGCTCAAACCATgggtttttagttattttgtttttcatgaaaGATTAGATAGGATTTTGCACTTTAAAGCTCTCATCCGACAGAACTTCTTGCCTTTGTTGCCTTCTCTGGGTTAAATCTTTCACACAATGTTCATCTTTTATGGTTAAAGAAGAggaactatttggtgttttagtTTTCTTCCCACAGCTCAGCCTTAATATTAAGATAactttttatgttctttttttatcgTTAA contains:
- the LOC113057927 gene encoding CCR4-NOT transcription complex subunit 7-like isoform X2, producing the protein MNEQGEYPPGTSTWQFNFKFNLTEDMYAQDSIELLTSSGIQFKKHEDEGIETLYFAELLMTSGVVLCEGVKWLSFHSGYDFGYLIKILSNSKLPEEEVDFFEILRLFFPVIYDVKYLMKSCKNLKGGLQEVAEQLELERIGPQHQAGSDSLLTGMAFFKMREMFFEDHIDDAKYCGHLYGLGSGSSYVQNGTGNAYEEEANKQQS
- the LOC113057927 gene encoding CCR4-NOT transcription complex subunit 7-like isoform X1, whose protein sequence is MPAATVDHSQRICEVWASNLDEEMKRIRQVARKFNYIAMDTEFPGVVARPIGEFRSNADYQYQLLRCNVDLLKIIQLGLTFMNEQGEYPPGTSTWQFNFKFNLTEDMYAQDSIELLTSSGIQFKKHEDEGIETLYFAELLMTSGVVLCEGVKWLSFHSGYDFGYLIKILSNSKLPEEEVDFFEILRLFFPVIYDVKYLMKSCKNLKGGLQEVAEQLELERIGPQHQAGSDSLLTGMAFFKMREMFFEDHIDDAKYCGHLYGLGSGSSYVQNGTGNAYEEEANKQQS
- the LOC113057927 gene encoding CCR4-NOT transcription complex subunit 7-like isoform X4 translates to MYAQDSIELLTSSGIQFKKHEDEGIETLYFAELLMTSGVVLCEGVKWLSFHSGYDFGYLIKILSNSKLPEEEVDFFEILRLFFPVIYDVKYLMKSCKNLKGGLQEVAEQLELERIGPQHQAGSDSLLTGMAFFKMREMFFEDHIDDAKYCGHLYGLGSGSSYVQNGTGNAYEEEANKQQS
- the LOC113057927 gene encoding CCR4-NOT transcription complex subunit 7-like isoform X3, producing the protein MKAGHYTNGTVFCREDMYAQDSIELLTSSGIQFKKHEDEGIETLYFAELLMTSGVVLCEGVKWLSFHSGYDFGYLIKILSNSKLPEEEVDFFEILRLFFPVIYDVKYLMKSCKNLKGGLQEVAEQLELERIGPQHQAGSDSLLTGMAFFKMREMFFEDHIDDAKYCGHLYGLGSGSSYVQNGTGNAYEEEANKQQS